The genomic stretch GCCGGGCACGTTCTGCCTGAAGCTTGCAGCTTGTGACTGCTCCTTTCTGACCCGAAGGGTTTAACATGCCGCACCCGTTCATCTTCCGCACCGTCGACCTGGACGGCCAGACCATCCGCACCGCGGTGCGCCCCGGCAAGCCTCACTTGACGCCCTTGCTGATCTTCAACGGCATCGGCGCCAACCTGGAGCTGGTGTTCCCGTTCGTCGCGGCGCTGGATCCGGACCTGGAGGTCATCGCCTTCGACGTGCCCGGCGTCGGCGGTTCCTCGACGCCGAGCCGACCGTACCGGTTTGCCGGGCTGGCGAAACTCACCGCGCGGATGCTCGACTACCTCGACTACGGCCAGGTCAACGCGATCGGCGTGTCGTGGGGCGGCGCCCTGGCGCAGCAGTTCGCCCACGACTACCCCGAGCGCTGCAAGAAACTGGTGCTGGCGGCGACCGCCGCCGGTGCCTTCATGGTGCCGGGCAAGCCGAAGGTGCTGTGGATGATGGCCAGCCCGCGCCGCTACATCCAGCCGTCCCACGTGATCCGCATCGCGCCTCTGATCTACGGCGGCTCGTTCCGCCGCGACCCGACCCTCGCCGCCAGCCACGCGGCCAAGGTGCGTTCGGCGGGCAAGCTGGGCTACTACTGGCAACTGTTCGCGGGCCTGGGCTGGACCAGCATCCACTGGCTGCACAAGATCCATCAGCCGACCCTGGTGCTGGCCGGCGACGACGACCCGCTGATCCCGCTGATCAACATGCGCATGCTCGCCTGGCGGATTCCCAACGCCCAGCTGCACATCATCGACGACGGCCACCTGTTCCTGATCACCCGGGCCGAAGCGGTGGCGCCGATCATCATGAAATTCCTGGAGGAGGAACGTCAGCGTGCGGTGATGCATCCGCATCCGGCATCGCCGGGGGCATGACCGATCCGGCACGTTTTATGGAAGGCACGTGGCAGGACGCCGCGCAGGCAACAATCCGCAACAGCGTCTAT from Pseudomonas ekonensis encodes the following:
- the phaZ gene encoding poly(3-hydroxyalkanoate) depolymerase, which codes for MPHPFIFRTVDLDGQTIRTAVRPGKPHLTPLLIFNGIGANLELVFPFVAALDPDLEVIAFDVPGVGGSSTPSRPYRFAGLAKLTARMLDYLDYGQVNAIGVSWGGALAQQFAHDYPERCKKLVLAATAAGAFMVPGKPKVLWMMASPRRYIQPSHVIRIAPLIYGGSFRRDPTLAASHAAKVRSAGKLGYYWQLFAGLGWTSIHWLHKIHQPTLVLAGDDDPLIPLINMRMLAWRIPNAQLHIIDDGHLFLITRAEAVAPIIMKFLEEERQRAVMHPHPASPGA